A section of the Alcanivorax sediminis genome encodes:
- the rplJ gene encoding 50S ribosomal protein L10, which yields MALRLEDKKEIVAAVNKAALGAFSAVVADYRGLNVAQLTELRSKARQQNVYLRVIRNTLARRAFEGTDLELLNESLIGPTIIAMSLSEEDMGAAARLFKDFAKDNDQLELKTGLYEGKLYSGAEIDVLAKLPNREQALTSLVSVLQAPVSKFGRLLTALKEQNEGEAA from the coding sequence GTGGCTCTGAGACTAGAAGACAAGAAAGAGATTGTCGCCGCGGTAAATAAAGCCGCACTGGGTGCATTCTCCGCTGTGGTCGCCGACTATCGTGGCTTGAACGTTGCTCAGTTGACCGAGCTTCGTTCGAAGGCGCGTCAGCAGAACGTTTACCTGCGTGTTATTCGTAACACGCTGGCTCGTCGTGCCTTTGAAGGTACCGATCTTGAGCTGCTGAACGAGTCGCTGATTGGTCCGACCATCATTGCTATGTCGCTGTCCGAGGAAGACATGGGCGCTGCTGCCCGTCTGTTCAAGGACTTCGCCAAGGACAATGACCAGCTGGAGCTGAAGACCGGTCTGTACGAAGGCAAGCTCTATTCTGGCGCAGAAATCGATGTACTGGCAAAACTGCCGAACCGCGAACAGGCTCTTACCAGCCTGGTGTCTGTACTGCAGGCTCCGGTTTCCAAGTTTGGCCGTTTGCTGACTGCGCTTAAAGAACAGAACGAAGGTGAGGCAGCCTGA
- the rplL gene encoding 50S ribosomal protein L7/L12: protein MAMSKEDILNAVAELSVLELVELIEAFEEKFNVSAAAVAVAAGPAAAGEAAEEKTDFDVILTGFGDKKVGVIKAVREVTGLGLKEAKELVEGAPAPVKEGAGKDEAEEIKKKIEEAGGTAELK, encoded by the coding sequence ATGGCAATGTCCAAAGAAGATATCCTGAATGCAGTTGCTGAACTGTCTGTACTGGAACTGGTTGAGCTGATCGAAGCGTTCGAAGAGAAATTCAACGTTTCTGCTGCTGCCGTAGCTGTTGCTGCTGGCCCTGCTGCTGCTGGCGAAGCTGCCGAAGAGAAGACCGATTTCGACGTCATCCTGACCGGTTTCGGCGACAAGAAAGTTGGCGTGATCAAGGCCGTACGTGAAGTAACTGGCCTGGGTCTGAAAGAAGCCAAAGAGCTGGTTGAAGGCGCTCCTGCTCCTGTTAAGGAAGGCGCTGGCAAAGACGAAGCCGAAGAGATCAAGAAAAAGATCGAAGAGGCTGGCGGTACTGCCGAGCTCAAGTAA
- the rpoB gene encoding DNA-directed RNA polymerase subunit beta: MAYSFTEKKRIRKDFGKLPKVMDVPYLLAIQLDSYRKFLQQDKSAEERLDSGLEAAFRSVFPIASYSGNAALEYAGYEFGKPVFDVKECIIRGTTYAAPLRVRIRLVIYDRESSGAIKDIREQQVYMGEIPLMTENGTFVINGTERVIVSQLHRSPGVFFDHDKGKTHSSGKLLYSARVIPYRGSWLDFEFDPKDMVYVRIDRRRKLPATILLRALGYTSDEVLEMFFDTNEIVAEDGLYRMKLVPERLRGETATFDILADGEVVVERGRRITARHIRQLEQAGLEYLEIPAEYLQGKYLAKSIIDQDTGEVLIECNTELTAETLEKLEAAGINEFETLYTNDLDNGPFIADTLRADPTRTPLEALVEIYRMMRPGEPPTKESAENLFKNLFFTDERYDLSGVGRMKFNRRLGREDETGPGILFDGRYFSSRTDEEGKQYFEQMGEESSDIIDVLKTLVDIRNGNGVVDDIDHLGNRRVRSVGEMAENQFRVGLVRVERAVKERLSLAESEGLMPQDLINSKPVAAAVKEFFGSSQLSQFMDQNNPLSEITHKRRVSALGPGGLTRERAGFEVRDVHPTHYGRVCPIETPEGPNIGLINSLATYARANEYGFLESPYLKVIDGKVSEEIEYLSAIEEAECVIAQVDAKMTEDGGFAEDFVTVRHRYEFTVMERDTITHMDVSPRQVVSVAASLIPFLEHDDANRALMGSNMQRQAVPTLRADKPLVGTGFERHVARDSGVCVVATRGGIVDKVDASRIIVKVNDDEVAEGEAGVDIYNLTKYTRSNQNTCINQRPLVKVGDRVSARDIMADGPSVDMGELALGQNMRVAFMPWNGYNFEDSILISEKVVKEDRFTSIHIQELTAIARDTKLGPEEITADIPNVGEAALSKLDESGIVYIGAEVEAGDILVGKVTPKGETQLTPEEKLLRAIFGEKASDVKDTSLRVSSGVKGTVIDVQVFTRDGVEKDERARQIEQSALEQFRKDLKDEYRILEKDILERLRTVMVGKKVNGGAGFKRGTELTGEMLDGLDADKWFELRPADEDVAEQLERAQQYLEQHKKEQDERYKDKQAKISGGDDLAHGVLKVVKVYLAIKRRIQPGDKMAGRHGNKGVISVIMPEEDMPYDENGVPVDVVLNPLGVPSRMNVGQILETHLGWAAKGLGERIGEMLAAQKKIADIRSFLDKIYNKAGAGGSPEDLDSFSDDEILELAKNLVGGVPMATAVFDGAKEFEIKELLELAGHDTSGQIQLWDGRTGEMFDRKVTVGYMYMLKLNHLVDDKMHARSTGSYSLVTQQPLGGKAQFGGQRFGEMEVWALEAYGAAYTLQEMLTVKSDDVNGRTRVYKNIVDGDHRMDPGMPESFNVLLKEIRSLGINIELEND, encoded by the coding sequence ATGGCATACTCATTTACTGAGAAAAAGCGGATCCGCAAAGATTTCGGCAAGTTGCCGAAGGTGATGGATGTTCCCTACCTTCTGGCAATCCAGCTCGATTCCTACCGCAAATTCCTGCAGCAGGACAAAAGTGCAGAAGAGCGTCTGGATAGCGGTCTGGAAGCGGCTTTCCGGTCAGTATTCCCGATTGCCAGTTATTCAGGTAACGCAGCACTGGAGTATGCCGGCTACGAGTTCGGCAAGCCCGTGTTTGATGTTAAAGAGTGCATCATCCGCGGTACCACCTATGCCGCGCCGCTGCGCGTGCGCATTCGCCTTGTCATTTATGACCGTGAGTCTTCCGGGGCGATCAAGGATATTCGTGAACAACAGGTCTACATGGGTGAGATTCCCCTGATGACCGAAAACGGTACCTTCGTGATCAATGGTACCGAGCGTGTAATCGTGTCCCAGTTGCACCGTTCACCCGGTGTCTTCTTCGACCATGACAAGGGCAAGACTCACTCCTCCGGCAAGCTGCTGTATTCTGCCCGGGTGATTCCTTACCGTGGTTCATGGCTGGACTTCGAATTCGATCCGAAAGACATGGTCTATGTCCGGATCGACCGTCGCCGCAAACTGCCGGCGACCATTCTGCTGCGTGCATTGGGTTACACCTCCGACGAAGTGCTGGAGATGTTCTTCGACACCAATGAAATCGTGGCAGAAGACGGCCTGTACCGTATGAAGCTGGTGCCGGAGCGTCTGCGTGGTGAGACTGCAACCTTTGACATCCTCGCTGATGGCGAAGTGGTTGTTGAGCGTGGCCGTCGTATCACTGCCCGCCACATCCGTCAGCTGGAACAAGCCGGTCTTGAGTATCTTGAAATTCCTGCTGAATATCTGCAGGGCAAGTACCTGGCGAAGTCCATCATTGATCAGGACACCGGTGAGGTGCTGATCGAGTGTAATACCGAACTGACAGCCGAAACCCTCGAAAAGCTGGAAGCTGCAGGTATTAACGAGTTTGAAACCCTGTACACCAATGACCTGGATAACGGCCCATTCATCGCCGATACCCTGCGTGCCGACCCGACCCGTACTCCGCTGGAGGCGCTGGTTGAGATCTATCGCATGATGCGTCCGGGTGAGCCTCCGACGAAAGAGTCGGCGGAAAACCTGTTCAAGAACCTGTTCTTCACCGACGAGCGTTACGACCTGTCTGGTGTGGGTCGCATGAAGTTCAACCGTCGTCTCGGTCGTGAAGACGAAACCGGACCGGGCATCCTGTTCGATGGCCGTTACTTCAGCTCCCGTACCGATGAAGAAGGGAAGCAGTACTTTGAGCAGATGGGCGAAGAGTCCTCTGACATCATCGATGTGCTGAAGACCCTGGTCGACATCCGCAACGGTAACGGTGTGGTCGACGATATCGATCACCTGGGTAACCGTCGTGTGCGTTCTGTGGGTGAAATGGCCGAGAACCAGTTCCGGGTTGGCCTGGTGCGTGTCGAGCGTGCGGTCAAGGAGCGTCTGAGCCTGGCTGAATCCGAAGGCCTGATGCCGCAGGATCTGATCAACTCCAAGCCGGTGGCGGCTGCGGTGAAAGAGTTCTTTGGCTCTTCACAGCTGTCCCAGTTCATGGATCAGAACAACCCGCTGTCCGAGATTACTCACAAGCGTCGTGTTTCCGCGTTGGGCCCGGGCGGCCTGACCCGTGAGCGTGCCGGCTTTGAGGTTCGTGACGTTCACCCGACCCACTATGGTCGTGTGTGTCCGATCGAGACCCCTGAAGGTCCGAACATCGGTCTGATCAATTCCCTGGCCACCTATGCCCGCGCCAACGAGTACGGCTTCCTCGAGTCTCCGTATCTGAAGGTGATCGATGGCAAGGTCAGCGAAGAAATCGAATACCTGTCTGCTATCGAAGAAGCCGAGTGCGTGATCGCACAGGTGGACGCGAAGATGACGGAAGACGGTGGTTTTGCGGAAGACTTCGTAACGGTACGTCACCGCTACGAATTTACCGTGATGGAGCGTGACACCATTACCCATATGGATGTCTCTCCCCGTCAGGTGGTATCCGTGGCCGCGTCCCTGATCCCGTTCCTTGAGCACGATGATGCAAACCGTGCCTTGATGGGTTCCAACATGCAGCGCCAGGCTGTGCCGACCCTGCGTGCCGACAAGCCGCTGGTAGGTACCGGTTTCGAGCGTCACGTAGCCCGTGACTCCGGCGTGTGTGTGGTGGCCACCCGTGGCGGTATCGTCGACAAGGTGGATGCTTCCCGGATCATCGTGAAGGTGAACGATGACGAAGTGGCCGAGGGTGAGGCAGGTGTTGATATCTACAACCTGACCAAATACACCCGTTCCAACCAGAACACCTGTATCAACCAGCGTCCGTTGGTGAAAGTGGGTGATCGGGTTTCTGCCCGCGACATCATGGCTGACGGTCCCTCCGTTGACATGGGTGAACTGGCCCTGGGTCAGAACATGCGCGTGGCGTTCATGCCCTGGAATGGTTACAACTTCGAGGATTCCATCCTCATCTCCGAGAAAGTGGTGAAGGAAGATCGCTTCACTTCTATCCACATTCAGGAGCTCACCGCGATTGCCCGTGACACCAAGCTGGGTCCGGAAGAGATTACTGCGGATATCCCTAATGTGGGCGAAGCGGCACTGTCCAAGCTGGATGAGTCCGGCATCGTTTACATTGGTGCGGAAGTGGAAGCCGGTGACATTCTGGTGGGCAAGGTAACACCGAAAGGTGAAACCCAGCTGACCCCGGAAGAGAAGCTGCTGCGTGCCATCTTCGGTGAGAAAGCCTCTGACGTGAAAGACACTTCTCTGCGTGTGTCTTCCGGCGTTAAAGGTACTGTTATTGACGTGCAGGTCTTCACCCGCGATGGCGTGGAAAAAGACGAGCGTGCCCGTCAAATCGAGCAAAGCGCACTCGAACAGTTCCGCAAGGATCTGAAGGATGAGTACCGCATTCTCGAGAAGGACATCCTCGAGCGTCTGCGTACCGTTATGGTAGGCAAGAAGGTCAATGGCGGTGCAGGCTTCAAGCGTGGTACTGAGCTGACCGGTGAGATGCTGGATGGTCTGGATGCTGACAAGTGGTTCGAACTGCGTCCGGCTGACGAGGACGTTGCCGAGCAGCTTGAGCGCGCCCAGCAGTACCTGGAGCAGCACAAGAAAGAGCAGGATGAGCGTTACAAGGACAAGCAGGCCAAGATCTCCGGTGGTGACGATCTGGCTCACGGTGTCCTCAAAGTGGTCAAGGTTTACCTGGCTATCAAGCGTCGCATCCAGCCCGGTGACAAGATGGCCGGTCGTCACGGTAACAAAGGTGTGATCTCCGTGATCATGCCGGAAGAAGATATGCCGTATGACGAAAACGGCGTGCCGGTTGATGTGGTCTTGAACCCGCTGGGTGTACCGTCCCGTATGAACGTGGGGCAGATTCTGGAAACCCACCTGGGTTGGGCTGCCAAGGGTCTTGGTGAGCGTATCGGCGAGATGCTGGCCGCTCAGAAGAAGATTGCTGATATTCGCAGCTTCCTCGACAAGATCTACAACAAGGCAGGCGCAGGCGGCTCTCCGGAAGACCTGGACAGCTTCAGCGATGACGAAATTCTCGAGCTGGCCAAGAACCTGGTGGGCGGCGTGCCCATGGCTACCGCCGTATTCGACGGTGCCAAAGAGTTCGAGATCAAGGAACTGCTGGAGCTGGCTGGCCACGATACATCGGGTCAGATTCAGCTGTGGGATGGCCGTACCGGCGAGATGTTCGATCGCAAGGTCACTGTTGGCTACATGTACATGCTGAAGTTGAACCACCTGGTGGACGACAAGATGCATGCCCGTTCCACCGGCTCCTACAGCCTGGTTACCCAGCAGCCGCTGGGTGGTAAGGCGCAGTTCGGTGGTCAGCGCTTCGGTGAGATGGAAGTGTGGGCGCTGGAAGCCTATGGCGCAGCGTACACCTTGCAGGAAATGCTCACCGTCAAGTCTGACGACGTAAACGGCCGTACTCGCGTTTACAAGAACATCGTCGACGGCGATCACCGCATGGATCCGGGTATGCCGGAATCCTTCAACGTATTGCTGAAGGAAATCCGTTCTCTCGGTATCAATATCGAGCTGGAAAACGACTAA
- the rpoC gene encoding DNA-directed RNA polymerase subunit beta', which yields MKDLLNLLKSQGQVTEFDKIRIALAPPDLIRSWSFGEVKKPETINYRTFKPERDGLFCARIFGPIKDYECLCGKYKRLKHRGVICEKCGVEVTLSKVRRERMGHIELASPTAHIWFLKSLPSRIGLMLDMTLRDIERVLYFESFVVTEPGMTTLDRGQLLTDEEYFDALEEFGDEFEAKMGAEAIQQLLMELDLDEEIKILREEVESTNSDTKLKKLSKRLKLMEAFRDSGNAPEWMILTVLPVLPPDLRPLVPLDGGRFATSDLNDLYRRVINRNNRLKRLLDLSAPDIIVRNEKRMLQESVDALLDNGRRGRAITGSNKRPLKSLADMIKGKQGRFRQNLLGKRVDYSGRSVIVVGPTLKLHECGLPKKMALELFKPFIFAKLEARGLATTIKAAKKMVERETAEVWDILAEVIREHPVMLNRAPTLHRLGIQAFEPVLIEGKAIQLHPLVCAAFNADFDGDQMAVHVPLTLEAQLEARALMMSTNNILSPANGEPIIGPTQDVVLGLYYISRDRVNAQGEGQVFADTKEVMRALANKQVHLHARVKVRVHEVVKDQEGNVEERTFIADTTPGRCKLWDIVPAGLGFDMVNQNMTKKAISKLLNTCYRILGTKETCIFADQLMYLGFREATLSGSSIGVEDMVIPDAKYTMIDAAEEEVREIEEQFASGLVTRGERYNKVVDIWARTNDQIAKAMMENLRVEVVKNRDGKDEEQGSFNSIFMMADSGARGSAAQIRQLAGMRGLMAKPDGSIIETPITSNFREGLNVLQYFISTHGARKGLADTALKTANSGYLTRRLVDVAQDLVVNEIDCGTEEGLLMTPLIEGGDVVEPLRERVLGRVVARDVLNPLNQDEVVVEAGTLLDEVWVELLESKGVDEVLVRSPITCSTRWGVCSTCYGRDLARGHQVNVGEAVGVIAAQSIGEPGTQLTMRTFHIGGAASRASAVSSIQIKHGGKVRFHNAKHVQHKDGLVIVSRSADLAVADELGRERERYKLPYGATVTVNEGDVIEGGRVVATWDPHTHPIIAEVEGKVQFGDMEEGITVNHQTDELTGLTNIEVLGSQNRPSAGKDMRPVVRVVDGKGKPVVMPNTDMPAQYFLPGGALCGLKDGASIGVGDVIARIPQESSKTRDITGGLPRVADLFEARNPKEAAILAEKTGTVSFGKETKGKVRLVITPDNSDDTYEELIPKWRQLNVFEGERVEKGEVVSDGPLNPHDILRLKGESELARYIVNEVQEVYRLQGVKINDKHIETIIRQMLRKVEILEVGESSFIKGEQAEYARVMEEIERLKAEDKMLPQYERQLLGITKASLATESFISAASFQETTRVLTEAAVTGKEDDLRGLKENVVVGRLIPAGTGYAYHMDRRRQREDARGPEAPTMDEVEAALSEALSSSDE from the coding sequence TTGAAAGACTTGCTGAATCTGCTCAAAAGTCAGGGACAAGTCACGGAGTTTGACAAGATCCGCATCGCGCTCGCGCCGCCGGATCTGATCCGCTCCTGGTCTTTTGGCGAAGTGAAAAAGCCTGAGACCATTAACTACCGCACGTTCAAGCCTGAGCGTGATGGTCTGTTTTGTGCGCGTATCTTTGGTCCGATCAAGGACTACGAATGTCTGTGCGGTAAGTACAAGCGCTTGAAGCACCGTGGCGTTATCTGTGAGAAGTGTGGCGTTGAAGTTACCCTCTCCAAGGTACGCCGTGAGCGTATGGGCCACATTGAACTGGCGAGCCCTACCGCACACATCTGGTTCCTGAAGTCACTGCCGTCCCGTATCGGCCTGATGCTGGATATGACCCTGCGTGATATCGAGCGTGTGCTGTACTTCGAATCCTTTGTGGTCACCGAGCCTGGCATGACTACCCTGGATCGCGGCCAGCTGCTGACTGACGAAGAATACTTTGATGCCCTGGAAGAATTCGGTGACGAATTCGAAGCCAAGATGGGTGCCGAAGCTATTCAGCAGCTGCTCATGGAGCTGGATCTGGATGAAGAGATCAAGATCCTCCGTGAAGAAGTGGAATCCACCAATTCCGATACCAAGCTGAAGAAGCTGTCCAAGCGTCTCAAGCTGATGGAAGCGTTCCGCGATTCCGGTAATGCGCCTGAGTGGATGATCCTGACGGTCCTGCCGGTTCTGCCGCCGGATCTGCGTCCGCTGGTACCCCTGGACGGTGGTCGTTTTGCCACTTCTGATCTCAACGATCTGTATCGCCGTGTGATCAACCGGAACAACCGTCTCAAGCGTCTACTGGACCTGAGCGCCCCGGACATCATCGTGCGTAACGAAAAGCGTATGCTGCAGGAATCTGTGGATGCGCTGCTGGATAACGGTCGTCGCGGCCGTGCCATCACTGGTTCCAACAAGCGTCCGCTGAAGTCCCTTGCTGACATGATCAAGGGTAAGCAGGGTCGTTTCCGTCAGAACCTGCTGGGTAAGCGTGTTGATTACTCCGGCCGTTCCGTGATCGTGGTAGGTCCGACCCTCAAGCTGCACGAGTGTGGTCTGCCCAAGAAAATGGCGCTGGAGCTGTTCAAGCCGTTCATCTTCGCCAAGCTGGAAGCCCGTGGTCTGGCGACCACCATCAAGGCGGCCAAGAAGATGGTGGAGCGCGAAACCGCTGAGGTGTGGGATATCCTCGCCGAAGTCATTCGCGAACACCCGGTGATGCTGAACCGTGCACCCACGCTTCACCGTCTGGGTATCCAGGCGTTCGAACCTGTACTGATCGAAGGTAAGGCCATCCAGCTGCACCCGCTGGTGTGTGCGGCGTTCAATGCGGACTTCGACGGTGACCAGATGGCGGTACACGTACCGCTGACCCTGGAAGCCCAGCTCGAAGCCCGTGCGCTGATGATGTCTACCAACAACATCCTGTCGCCGGCCAATGGTGAGCCCATCATCGGTCCGACCCAGGACGTGGTATTGGGTCTGTACTACATCAGCCGTGATCGCGTTAACGCCCAGGGTGAAGGCCAGGTATTTGCCGACACCAAGGAAGTGATGCGCGCCCTGGCCAACAAGCAGGTGCACCTGCACGCCCGCGTTAAAGTGCGTGTTCACGAAGTGGTGAAAGACCAGGAAGGTAACGTGGAAGAGCGTACCTTCATCGCCGATACCACCCCCGGCCGTTGTAAGCTGTGGGATATCGTGCCGGCAGGTCTGGGCTTCGACATGGTCAACCAGAACATGACCAAGAAGGCCATCAGCAAGCTGCTGAACACCTGCTACCGTATTCTGGGTACCAAAGAGACCTGTATCTTTGCTGACCAGCTGATGTACCTGGGCTTCCGTGAAGCTACCCTGTCCGGTTCCTCCATTGGTGTGGAAGACATGGTGATCCCGGATGCCAAGTACACCATGATCGACGCTGCCGAAGAGGAAGTGCGCGAGATCGAGGAGCAGTTTGCTTCCGGTCTGGTCACCCGCGGTGAGCGTTACAACAAGGTTGTGGATATCTGGGCGCGTACCAATGACCAGATCGCCAAGGCGATGATGGAAAATCTCCGTGTCGAAGTGGTCAAGAACCGCGACGGCAAGGACGAGGAGCAGGGCTCCTTCAACTCCATCTTCATGATGGCCGATTCCGGGGCGCGGGGTTCCGCGGCTCAGATTCGTCAGCTGGCCGGTATGCGTGGTCTGATGGCCAAGCCGGATGGCTCCATCATCGAGACCCCCATTACCAGCAACTTCCGTGAGGGTCTGAACGTACTCCAGTACTTCATCTCCACTCACGGTGCTCGTAAAGGTCTGGCGGATACCGCTCTGAAGACTGCGAACTCCGGTTACCTGACCCGTCGTCTGGTTGACGTGGCACAGGATCTGGTGGTTAACGAGATCGATTGTGGCACCGAAGAAGGCTTGCTGATGACTCCGCTGATCGAAGGCGGTGACGTGGTAGAGCCGCTGCGCGAGCGTGTACTCGGTCGTGTGGTTGCCCGTGACGTTCTCAACCCGCTCAACCAGGACGAAGTCGTCGTGGAAGCCGGCACGCTGCTGGATGAAGTGTGGGTAGAGCTGCTGGAATCCAAGGGTGTCGACGAAGTGCTGGTGCGCTCACCGATTACCTGTTCCACCCGTTGGGGTGTGTGTTCCACCTGTTACGGTCGTGATCTGGCCCGTGGCCATCAGGTCAACGTGGGTGAGGCAGTCGGTGTTATCGCTGCCCAGTCCATCGGTGAGCCGGGTACCCAGCTGACCATGCGTACCTTCCACATTGGTGGTGCGGCGAGCCGGGCATCTGCGGTATCCAGCATCCAGATCAAGCACGGTGGTAAGGTACGTTTCCACAATGCCAAGCACGTGCAGCACAAGGACGGCCTGGTGATCGTTTCCCGTTCAGCTGACCTGGCGGTTGCCGATGAGCTGGGTCGTGAGCGTGAGCGTTACAAGCTGCCCTACGGTGCTACCGTGACGGTGAACGAAGGTGATGTGATCGAAGGCGGTCGGGTTGTTGCAACCTGGGATCCGCATACACACCCGATCATCGCGGAAGTGGAAGGTAAGGTGCAGTTCGGTGATATGGAAGAAGGTATCACCGTGAACCACCAGACCGACGAGCTGACCGGCCTGACCAACATCGAAGTGCTCGGTTCCCAGAACCGTCCCTCCGCGGGCAAGGACATGCGTCCTGTCGTACGTGTTGTAGACGGCAAGGGTAAGCCTGTTGTGATGCCTAACACTGACATGCCGGCCCAGTACTTCCTCCCGGGGGGCGCGCTGTGTGGTCTCAAGGATGGTGCCAGCATCGGTGTCGGTGACGTGATTGCGCGGATTCCGCAGGAATCCTCCAAGACCCGTGACATTACCGGTGGTCTGCCCCGTGTTGCGGATCTGTTCGAAGCCCGTAACCCGAAGGAAGCCGCCATCCTCGCCGAGAAGACCGGTACCGTGTCCTTCGGCAAGGAAACCAAAGGCAAGGTTCGTCTGGTCATTACCCCGGACAACAGCGATGACACCTACGAAGAGCTGATTCCCAAGTGGCGCCAGCTGAACGTGTTCGAAGGTGAGCGTGTGGAGAAAGGCGAAGTCGTTTCAGATGGCCCGCTGAATCCGCATGACATCCTGCGTCTGAAAGGCGAATCCGAACTGGCCCGTTACATCGTTAACGAAGTGCAGGAGGTTTACCGACTGCAGGGTGTGAAGATCAATGACAAGCACATTGAGACCATCATCCGCCAGATGCTGCGTAAAGTGGAGATTCTGGAAGTGGGCGAGTCCTCCTTCATCAAGGGTGAGCAGGCTGAATACGCTCGCGTGATGGAAGAGATCGAGCGCCTCAAGGCCGAAGACAAGATGCTGCCCCAGTATGAGCGTCAGCTGCTGGGTATCACCAAGGCGTCTCTGGCCACCGAGTCCTTCATCTCCGCGGCCTCCTTCCAGGAGACCACCCGGGTACTGACCGAAGCGGCAGTAACAGGTAAGGAAGATGATCTGCGCGGCCTGAAGGAAAACGTGGTAGTGGGTCGTCTGATCCCGGCCGGTACCGGCTACGCCTACCACATGGATCGCCGTCGCCAGCGCGAAGACGCGCGCGGCCCGGAGGCTCCAACCATGGACGAGGTGGAAGCCGCCCTGTCCGAGGCTCTCAGCTCTTCTGACGAGTAA
- the rpsL gene encoding 30S ribosomal protein S12, giving the protein MATVNQLVRKPRKSKVEKSDSVALQGCPQRRGVCTRVYTTTPKKPNSALRKVCRVRLTNGYEVSSYIGGEGHNLQEHSVVLIRGGRVKDLPGVRYHTVRGTLDTAGVQDRKQRRSKYGAKRPKK; this is encoded by the coding sequence ATGGCAACTGTAAACCAGCTGGTGCGCAAGCCGCGCAAAAGCAAGGTAGAAAAGAGCGACTCCGTAGCCCTGCAGGGCTGCCCCCAGCGTCGCGGCGTTTGCACTCGGGTGTATACCACTACCCCGAAGAAGCCGAACTCCGCACTGCGTAAAGTGTGTCGTGTGCGTCTGACCAATGGTTATGAAGTATCTTCCTACATCGGTGGTGAAGGTCATAACCTGCAGGAGCACTCCGTAGTTCTGATCCGTGGCGGTCGTGTAAAAGACCTTCCCGGTGTGCGCTACCACACTGTTCGTGGAACCCTGGATACGGCAGGTGTGCAGGATCGCAAGCAGCGTCGCTCCAAGTATGGCGCCAAGCGTCCGAAGAAATAA
- the rpsG gene encoding 30S ribosomal protein S7, whose amino-acid sequence MPRRRVVAKREILPDPKFGSQLLAKFMNHVMVSGKKSVSERIVYGALEIIEERKGGDSLELFEKALDNIRPAVEVKSRRVGGATYQVPVEVRPSRRTALAMRWLVDAARKRGEKSMPARLAGEVLDAAEGKGSAMKKREDVHRMAEANKAFSHFRF is encoded by the coding sequence ATGCCAAGACGTCGCGTTGTTGCCAAACGTGAGATCCTTCCGGATCCTAAGTTTGGAAGCCAGTTGCTGGCAAAATTCATGAACCATGTAATGGTGAGTGGCAAGAAGTCCGTTTCTGAGCGTATCGTGTACGGTGCGCTGGAAATCATCGAAGAGCGCAAGGGCGGTGACTCCCTGGAGCTGTTCGAGAAGGCCCTGGACAATATCCGTCCGGCCGTCGAGGTAAAGAGCCGCCGTGTGGGTGGTGCTACCTACCAGGTTCCTGTTGAAGTTCGCCCGAGCCGTCGTACCGCACTGGCCATGCGCTGGTTGGTAGACGCCGCCCGTAAACGGGGCGAGAAGAGCATGCCGGCCCGCCTGGCTGGTGAAGTGCTGGATGCCGCCGAAGGTAAAGGCTCCGCGATGAAGAAGCGTGAAGACGTGCATCGTATGGCCGAAGCCAACAAGGCGTTCTCCCACTTCCGCTTCTAA